In one window of Miscanthus floridulus cultivar M001 chromosome 12, ASM1932011v1, whole genome shotgun sequence DNA:
- the LOC136495408 gene encoding cryptochrome-1-like isoform X3, producing the protein MSASSSSLCGGDPAMRSVVWFRRDLRVEDNPALAAAARTGGEVVPAYVWSPEEEGPYYPGRVSRWWISQSLKHLDASLRRLGAGKLVTRRSADAVVALLQLVRDTGATHVYFNHLYGDLSMCPSEDLIFEDDSERGSNALLARAWTPGWQNADKALTAFLNGPLADYSVNRKKADSASTSLLSPHLHFGELSVRKVFHLVRMKQLVWSNEGNHAAEESCTLFLRSIGLREYSRYLSFNHPSSHERPLLAHLRFFPWVVNESFFKIWRQGRTGYPLVDAGMRELWATGWLHDRIRVVVSSFFVKVLQLPWRWGMKYFWDTLLDADLESDALGWQYITGSLPDSRELDRIDNPQFEGYKFDPHGEYVRRWIPELARLPTEWIHHPWDAPVSVLQAAGIELGSNYPLPIVELDAAKARLQEALSEMWQLEAASRATMNNGMEEGLGDSSEVPFPQELQMEIDRQPAQATANVPMTARRREDQMVPTMTSSLNRAETEVSADLGNSEDTRAQVPFHAHFHPRVEREDMIQNTEGPAPRINGTHQHNIFQQPQNHRREALAPSVSEASSSWTGREGAVVPVWSPPAASGHSETFAADEADVSSRSYLDRHPQSHRLMNWSQLSQSLTTGWEVENSVQPNLIG; encoded by the exons ATGtcggcctcgtcctcgtccctgtGCGGCGGGGACCCGGCGATGAGGAGCGTGGTGTGGTTCCGGAGGGACCTCAGGGTGGAGGACAACCCGGCgcttgcggcggcggcgcgtaCCGGTGGGGAGGTAGTGCCGGCGTACGTCTGGTCGCCAGAGGAAGAGGGCCCTTACTACCCCGGGCGTGTGTCCCGGTGGTGGATCAGCCAGAGCCTGAAGCACCTGGACGCCTCGCTCCGCCGCCTAGGAGCAGGAAAGCTCGTCACGCGGAGGTCGGCCGACGCCGTCGTCGCGCTGCTCCAGCTGGTCCGCGACACCGGCGCCACGCACGTCTACTTCAATCATCTATACG GTGACTTATCGATGTGTCCATCGGAAGATCTGATCTTTGAGGATGATTCAGAGAGGGGAAGCAACGCTCTTCTGGCCCGAGCATGGACGCCAGGGTGGCAGAACGCAGACAAGGCACTgacggccttcctcaatggtccATTGGCTGACTACTCAGTGAACCGCAAGAAGGCTGATAGTGCGAGCACATCCCTACTCTCACCTCACCTGCATTTCGGTGAGCTTAGTGTGCGCAAGGTTTTCCACCTAGTTCGTATGAAGCAGCTTGTGTGGAGTAACGAGGGCAACCACGCTGCTGAGGAGAGCTGCACCTTGTTTCTCCGTTCCATTGGCCTGCGGGAGTACTCTCGGTACCTGAGCTTCAATCACCCAAGCAGCCATGAGAGGCCTCTCTTGGCGCACCTCAGGTTTTTCCCCTGGGTGGTAAATGAGAGCTTCTTTAAGATTTGGAGGCAGGGAAGGACTGGGTACCCGCTCGTTGATGCTGGCATGAGGGAACTGTGGGCAACAGGATGGTTGCATGACCGGATACGTGTGGTGGTTTCAAGCTTCTTTGTCAAGGTCCTTCAACTTCCATGGCGATGGGGTATGAAGTACTTCTGGGACACATTACTGGATGCTGATCTTGAAAGTGATGCACTGGGCTGGCAGTACATCACTGGCTCTCTTCCTGATAGTCGAGAGCTTGACCGCATCGACAACCCCCAG TTTGAAGGCTACAAGTTCGACCCGCATGGGGAGTATGTCCGACGGTGGATTCCTGAGCTCGCAAGGCTACCGACAGAATGGATACATCATCCATGGGATGCACCTGTTTCTGTGCTGCAAGCTGCAGGAATTGAGCTGGGATCCAACTATCCTCTCCCCATAGTTGAGCTAGACGCGGCCAAAGCCAGACTGCAAGAAGCCCTATCAGAAATGTGGCAGCTGGAGGCAGCATCAAGGGCCACCATGAACAATGGAATGGAGGAAGGCCTCGGCGATTCCTCAGAGGTTCCGTTTCCTCAAGAATTACAGATGGAAATCGATCGGCAGCCAGCCCAGGCAACAGCCAATGTGCCGATGACTGCTCGGAGGCGTGAGGATCAGATGGTGCCTACCATGACCTCTTCATTGAACCGAGCTGAAACAGAGGTTTCCGCCGATCTAGGGAACAGTGAGGACACTAGGGCACAGGTTCCGTTTCATGCACATTTCCATCCCCGAGTTGAGAGGGAAGATATGATCCAAAATACTGAAGGCCCTGCGCCTAGAATCAATGGCACTCACCAGCACAACATCTTTCAGCAACCTCAGAATCATAGGCGAGAAGCTCTTGCTCCATCAGTGTCGGAGGCTTCAAGTAGCTGGACCGGCAGAGAGGGCGCTGTGGTCCCAGTTTGGTCACCTCCTGCAGCATCAGGCCATTCAGAAACTTTTGCTGCTGATGAAGCTGACGTTTCTAGTAGGAGTTATTTGGATAGGCATCCACAGTCGCACCGGTTGATGAACTGGAGTCAATTATCACAGTCATT GACAACAGGCTGGGAAGTGGAAAATTCTGTGCAGCCAAACTTAATCGGTTAG
- the LOC136495411 gene encoding ubiquitin carboxyl-terminal hydrolase 4-like, protein MVMGASGSKLEKALGDQFPEGERYFGLENFGNTCYCNSVLQALYFCIPFREQLLEYYANNKTPGDAEENLLTCLADLFMQISQAKKKTGVIAPKRFVQRVKKQNELFRSYMHQDAHEFLNFLLNELVDILEKESSAAKDSPQLSSPEKAPNGPVQPLANGVKKEPPVTLVHKNFQGLLTNETRCLRCETVTARDETFLDLSVDIEQNSSITSCLKNFCSTETLNAEDKFFCDKCCSLQEAQKRMKIKKAPHILVIHLKRFKYIEQLGRYKKLSYRVVFPMELKLSNTSDDVDTEYSLFAVVVHVGSGPNHGHYVSLVKSHNHWLFFDDENVEMVEEQTLQTFFGSSHEYSGNTDHGYILFYEGLGGKS, encoded by the exons ATGGTCATGGGAGCCAGCGGCTCCAAGCTTGAGAAGGCCCTCGGTGACCAGTTCCCGGAAGGCGAGCGCTACTTCGGCCTCGAGAACTTCGGCAACACCTGCTACTGCAACAGTGTCCTTCAG GCACTTTATTTTTGCATTCCATTCAGGGAGCAGTTACTGGAATATTATGCAAATAACAAAACTCCAGGTGATGCTGAGGAAAATCTTTTGACTTGTTTGGCCGACCTTTTTATGCAG ATAAGCCAAGCAAAGAAAAAGACCGGTGTTATTGCTCCAAAACGTTTTGTTCAGAGAGTGAAGAAACAGAATGAGTTGTTTCGCAGCTACATGCACCAG GATGCACATGAGTTCTTAAATTTCCTTTTGAATGAACTTGTTGATATTCTGGAAAAAGAGTCAAGTGCTGCTAAGGATTCGCCCCAATTGTCATCTCCTGAAAAAGCTCCAAATGGCCCAGTTCAACCTTTAGCCAATGGAGTTAAAAAAGAACCACCAGTTACTCTGGTCCATAAAAATTTCCAG GGCTTATTGACCAACGAAACAAGATGCTTAAGATGTGAAACAGTAACTGCAAGGGATGAAACATTTCTTGATCTTAGTGTTGACATTGAACAAAATAGTTCTATCACAAGCTGCCTGAAAAATTTCTGTTCTACAGAGACTTTAAATGCAGAGGATAAATTCTTCTGCGACAAATGCTGCAG TTTGCAAGAAGCACAGAagagaatgaagatcaagaaGGCTCCCCACATATTGGTGATCCATCTAAAGCGTTTCAAGTACATTGAGCAGCTTGGCCGGTATAAGAAGCTTTCATACCGGGTTGTATTCCCCATGGAACTGAAGCTCAGTAATACATCCGACGACGTAGACACTGAGTACTCCCTCTTTGCTGTTGTGGTCCATGTCGGAAGTGGCCCCAACCATGGGCATTATGTAAGCCTTGTCAAAAGCCACAACCACTGGTTGTTCTTCGACGACGAAAATGTCGAGATGGTTGAAGAGCAGACCCTACAAACATTCTTCGGTTCCTCACATGAATACTCAGGCAACACAGACCATGGGTACATCTTGTTTTACGAGGGGCTTGGTGGGAAGAGTTAG
- the LOC136495408 gene encoding cryptochrome-1-like isoform X2, whose amino-acid sequence MSASSSSLCGGDPAMRSVVWFRRDLRVEDNPALAAAARTGGEVVPAYVWSPEEEGPYYPGRVSRWWISQSLKHLDASLRRLGAGKLVTRRSADAVVALLQLVRDTGATHVYFNHLYDPISLVRDHRLKEMLTAEGIVVQSFNADLLYEPWEVVDDEGQPFTMFAAFWNRCLCMPYDPPAPLLPPKKINSGDLSMCPSEDLIFEDDSERGSNALLARAWTPGWQNADKALTAFLNGPLADYSVNRKKADSASTSLLSPHLHFGELSVRKVFHLVRMKQLVWSNEGNHAAEESCTLFLRSIGLREYSRYLSFNHPSSHERPLLAHLRFFPWVVNESFFKIWRQGRTGYPLVDAGMRELWATGWLHDRIRVVVSSFFVKVLQLPWRWGMKYFWDTLLDADLESDALGWQYITGSLPDSRELDRIDNPQFEGYKFDPHGEYVRRWIPELARLPTEWIHHPWDAPVSVLQAAGIELGSNYPLPIVELDAAKARLQEALSEMWQLEAASRATMNNGMEEGLGDSSEVPFPQELQMEIDRQPAQATANVPMTARRREDQMVPTMTSSLNRAETEVSADLGNSEDTRAQVPFHAHFHPRVEREDMIQNTEGPAPRINGTHQHNIFQQPQNHRREALAPSVSEASSSWTGREGAVVPVWSPPAASGHSETFAADEADVSSRSYLDRHPQSHRLMNWSQLSQSL is encoded by the exons ATGtcggcctcgtcctcgtccctgtGCGGCGGGGACCCGGCGATGAGGAGCGTGGTGTGGTTCCGGAGGGACCTCAGGGTGGAGGACAACCCGGCgcttgcggcggcggcgcgtaCCGGTGGGGAGGTAGTGCCGGCGTACGTCTGGTCGCCAGAGGAAGAGGGCCCTTACTACCCCGGGCGTGTGTCCCGGTGGTGGATCAGCCAGAGCCTGAAGCACCTGGACGCCTCGCTCCGCCGCCTAGGAGCAGGAAAGCTCGTCACGCGGAGGTCGGCCGACGCCGTCGTCGCGCTGCTCCAGCTGGTCCGCGACACCGGCGCCACGCACGTCTACTTCAATCATCTATACG ACCCGATCTCACTAGTCAGGGATCACCGGTTGAAGGAGATGCTGACGGCTGAGGGCATCGTTGTGCAATCTTTCAATGCGGATCTGCTATATGAGCCATGGGAAGTTGTCGATGATGAAGGGCAACCATTCACCATGTTCGCCGCGTTCTGGAACAGGTGCCTCTGCATGCCGTATGACCCCCCTGCACCACTTCTGCCCCCGAAGAAGATCAATTCAG GTGACTTATCGATGTGTCCATCGGAAGATCTGATCTTTGAGGATGATTCAGAGAGGGGAAGCAACGCTCTTCTGGCCCGAGCATGGACGCCAGGGTGGCAGAACGCAGACAAGGCACTgacggccttcctcaatggtccATTGGCTGACTACTCAGTGAACCGCAAGAAGGCTGATAGTGCGAGCACATCCCTACTCTCACCTCACCTGCATTTCGGTGAGCTTAGTGTGCGCAAGGTTTTCCACCTAGTTCGTATGAAGCAGCTTGTGTGGAGTAACGAGGGCAACCACGCTGCTGAGGAGAGCTGCACCTTGTTTCTCCGTTCCATTGGCCTGCGGGAGTACTCTCGGTACCTGAGCTTCAATCACCCAAGCAGCCATGAGAGGCCTCTCTTGGCGCACCTCAGGTTTTTCCCCTGGGTGGTAAATGAGAGCTTCTTTAAGATTTGGAGGCAGGGAAGGACTGGGTACCCGCTCGTTGATGCTGGCATGAGGGAACTGTGGGCAACAGGATGGTTGCATGACCGGATACGTGTGGTGGTTTCAAGCTTCTTTGTCAAGGTCCTTCAACTTCCATGGCGATGGGGTATGAAGTACTTCTGGGACACATTACTGGATGCTGATCTTGAAAGTGATGCACTGGGCTGGCAGTACATCACTGGCTCTCTTCCTGATAGTCGAGAGCTTGACCGCATCGACAACCCCCAG TTTGAAGGCTACAAGTTCGACCCGCATGGGGAGTATGTCCGACGGTGGATTCCTGAGCTCGCAAGGCTACCGACAGAATGGATACATCATCCATGGGATGCACCTGTTTCTGTGCTGCAAGCTGCAGGAATTGAGCTGGGATCCAACTATCCTCTCCCCATAGTTGAGCTAGACGCGGCCAAAGCCAGACTGCAAGAAGCCCTATCAGAAATGTGGCAGCTGGAGGCAGCATCAAGGGCCACCATGAACAATGGAATGGAGGAAGGCCTCGGCGATTCCTCAGAGGTTCCGTTTCCTCAAGAATTACAGATGGAAATCGATCGGCAGCCAGCCCAGGCAACAGCCAATGTGCCGATGACTGCTCGGAGGCGTGAGGATCAGATGGTGCCTACCATGACCTCTTCATTGAACCGAGCTGAAACAGAGGTTTCCGCCGATCTAGGGAACAGTGAGGACACTAGGGCACAGGTTCCGTTTCATGCACATTTCCATCCCCGAGTTGAGAGGGAAGATATGATCCAAAATACTGAAGGCCCTGCGCCTAGAATCAATGGCACTCACCAGCACAACATCTTTCAGCAACCTCAGAATCATAGGCGAGAAGCTCTTGCTCCATCAGTGTCGGAGGCTTCAAGTAGCTGGACCGGCAGAGAGGGCGCTGTGGTCCCAGTTTGGTCACCTCCTGCAGCATCAGGCCATTCAGAAACTTTTGCTGCTGATGAAGCTGACGTTTCTAGTAGGAGTTATTTGGATAGGCATCCACAGTCGCACCGGTTGATGAACTGGAGTCAATTATCACAGTCATTGTGA
- the LOC136495408 gene encoding cryptochrome-1-like isoform X1 codes for MSASSSSLCGGDPAMRSVVWFRRDLRVEDNPALAAAARTGGEVVPAYVWSPEEEGPYYPGRVSRWWISQSLKHLDASLRRLGAGKLVTRRSADAVVALLQLVRDTGATHVYFNHLYDPISLVRDHRLKEMLTAEGIVVQSFNADLLYEPWEVVDDEGQPFTMFAAFWNRCLCMPYDPPAPLLPPKKINSGDLSMCPSEDLIFEDDSERGSNALLARAWTPGWQNADKALTAFLNGPLADYSVNRKKADSASTSLLSPHLHFGELSVRKVFHLVRMKQLVWSNEGNHAAEESCTLFLRSIGLREYSRYLSFNHPSSHERPLLAHLRFFPWVVNESFFKIWRQGRTGYPLVDAGMRELWATGWLHDRIRVVVSSFFVKVLQLPWRWGMKYFWDTLLDADLESDALGWQYITGSLPDSRELDRIDNPQFEGYKFDPHGEYVRRWIPELARLPTEWIHHPWDAPVSVLQAAGIELGSNYPLPIVELDAAKARLQEALSEMWQLEAASRATMNNGMEEGLGDSSEVPFPQELQMEIDRQPAQATANVPMTARRREDQMVPTMTSSLNRAETEVSADLGNSEDTRAQVPFHAHFHPRVEREDMIQNTEGPAPRINGTHQHNIFQQPQNHRREALAPSVSEASSSWTGREGAVVPVWSPPAASGHSETFAADEADVSSRSYLDRHPQSHRLMNWSQLSQSLTTGWEVENSVQPNLIG; via the exons ATGtcggcctcgtcctcgtccctgtGCGGCGGGGACCCGGCGATGAGGAGCGTGGTGTGGTTCCGGAGGGACCTCAGGGTGGAGGACAACCCGGCgcttgcggcggcggcgcgtaCCGGTGGGGAGGTAGTGCCGGCGTACGTCTGGTCGCCAGAGGAAGAGGGCCCTTACTACCCCGGGCGTGTGTCCCGGTGGTGGATCAGCCAGAGCCTGAAGCACCTGGACGCCTCGCTCCGCCGCCTAGGAGCAGGAAAGCTCGTCACGCGGAGGTCGGCCGACGCCGTCGTCGCGCTGCTCCAGCTGGTCCGCGACACCGGCGCCACGCACGTCTACTTCAATCATCTATACG ACCCGATCTCACTAGTCAGGGATCACCGGTTGAAGGAGATGCTGACGGCTGAGGGCATCGTTGTGCAATCTTTCAATGCGGATCTGCTATATGAGCCATGGGAAGTTGTCGATGATGAAGGGCAACCATTCACCATGTTCGCCGCGTTCTGGAACAGGTGCCTCTGCATGCCGTATGACCCCCCTGCACCACTTCTGCCCCCGAAGAAGATCAATTCAG GTGACTTATCGATGTGTCCATCGGAAGATCTGATCTTTGAGGATGATTCAGAGAGGGGAAGCAACGCTCTTCTGGCCCGAGCATGGACGCCAGGGTGGCAGAACGCAGACAAGGCACTgacggccttcctcaatggtccATTGGCTGACTACTCAGTGAACCGCAAGAAGGCTGATAGTGCGAGCACATCCCTACTCTCACCTCACCTGCATTTCGGTGAGCTTAGTGTGCGCAAGGTTTTCCACCTAGTTCGTATGAAGCAGCTTGTGTGGAGTAACGAGGGCAACCACGCTGCTGAGGAGAGCTGCACCTTGTTTCTCCGTTCCATTGGCCTGCGGGAGTACTCTCGGTACCTGAGCTTCAATCACCCAAGCAGCCATGAGAGGCCTCTCTTGGCGCACCTCAGGTTTTTCCCCTGGGTGGTAAATGAGAGCTTCTTTAAGATTTGGAGGCAGGGAAGGACTGGGTACCCGCTCGTTGATGCTGGCATGAGGGAACTGTGGGCAACAGGATGGTTGCATGACCGGATACGTGTGGTGGTTTCAAGCTTCTTTGTCAAGGTCCTTCAACTTCCATGGCGATGGGGTATGAAGTACTTCTGGGACACATTACTGGATGCTGATCTTGAAAGTGATGCACTGGGCTGGCAGTACATCACTGGCTCTCTTCCTGATAGTCGAGAGCTTGACCGCATCGACAACCCCCAG TTTGAAGGCTACAAGTTCGACCCGCATGGGGAGTATGTCCGACGGTGGATTCCTGAGCTCGCAAGGCTACCGACAGAATGGATACATCATCCATGGGATGCACCTGTTTCTGTGCTGCAAGCTGCAGGAATTGAGCTGGGATCCAACTATCCTCTCCCCATAGTTGAGCTAGACGCGGCCAAAGCCAGACTGCAAGAAGCCCTATCAGAAATGTGGCAGCTGGAGGCAGCATCAAGGGCCACCATGAACAATGGAATGGAGGAAGGCCTCGGCGATTCCTCAGAGGTTCCGTTTCCTCAAGAATTACAGATGGAAATCGATCGGCAGCCAGCCCAGGCAACAGCCAATGTGCCGATGACTGCTCGGAGGCGTGAGGATCAGATGGTGCCTACCATGACCTCTTCATTGAACCGAGCTGAAACAGAGGTTTCCGCCGATCTAGGGAACAGTGAGGACACTAGGGCACAGGTTCCGTTTCATGCACATTTCCATCCCCGAGTTGAGAGGGAAGATATGATCCAAAATACTGAAGGCCCTGCGCCTAGAATCAATGGCACTCACCAGCACAACATCTTTCAGCAACCTCAGAATCATAGGCGAGAAGCTCTTGCTCCATCAGTGTCGGAGGCTTCAAGTAGCTGGACCGGCAGAGAGGGCGCTGTGGTCCCAGTTTGGTCACCTCCTGCAGCATCAGGCCATTCAGAAACTTTTGCTGCTGATGAAGCTGACGTTTCTAGTAGGAGTTATTTGGATAGGCATCCACAGTCGCACCGGTTGATGAACTGGAGTCAATTATCACAGTCATT GACAACAGGCTGGGAAGTGGAAAATTCTGTGCAGCCAAACTTAATCGGTTAG